One part of the Natronosalvus amylolyticus genome encodes these proteins:
- a CDS encoding CBS domain-containing protein, producing MDITEIVSTSFTEFDVGTPLSKVAGAFENQELDAVVVTDGDEYRGIVSRRQLASSSNQPSKKVGSQVKHVPAVERTEDVREVARLMIGSDAKTLPVLDDGRVYGVVTADAVLVAVRPFLDAATVTEAYSGELISVPPETGIGKALNTLRESGIAHLPVVEDDEVVGMLSLYDVIEFTTRGGSRSQGGSSGNFGGGGGKATGGSHGGFGAREGDSDRMLDLPVRNLMSDMVVTIGRDATLDEVVETMFEWEISSLVVTDSETDKPIGIVTTTDVIEALTWERDNGRHPVQVFGIDLLDSIDYDGVSALIESVTSKYGEMQVIKASIELQEHKEQRRGVPLVLARIRLVTDRGYFTADGEGYGATHAIRLAANAVERQLLKGKTYDRSMKQPDVEEQEKLYGWWLGG from the coding sequence ATGGACATCACCGAGATCGTTTCCACGTCGTTCACCGAATTCGACGTCGGGACACCCCTCTCTAAAGTTGCAGGAGCGTTCGAGAATCAGGAACTAGATGCCGTTGTCGTTACGGACGGAGACGAGTATCGCGGCATCGTCAGCCGTAGACAGCTGGCATCCTCGTCTAATCAGCCTTCGAAGAAGGTCGGTTCCCAGGTCAAACACGTCCCGGCCGTTGAACGCACCGAGGACGTCCGCGAGGTCGCACGGCTCATGATCGGGAGCGACGCCAAGACACTTCCCGTGCTTGACGACGGCCGCGTCTACGGCGTCGTAACCGCAGATGCCGTCCTCGTGGCCGTCCGCCCGTTCCTCGACGCGGCGACCGTCACCGAGGCGTACTCGGGCGAGTTGATCAGCGTCCCCCCTGAGACCGGTATCGGGAAAGCACTCAACACGCTACGGGAATCGGGCATCGCCCATCTCCCGGTTGTCGAGGACGACGAAGTAGTGGGGATGCTAAGTCTCTACGACGTCATCGAGTTCACGACGCGAGGTGGGAGTCGGAGCCAGGGTGGTTCATCCGGCAACTTCGGCGGCGGCGGTGGGAAAGCCACCGGTGGGAGCCACGGGGGCTTCGGCGCGCGCGAGGGAGATTCCGATCGGATGCTCGATCTGCCGGTTCGGAATCTGATGTCCGATATGGTCGTGACCATCGGGCGAGACGCAACGCTCGACGAGGTGGTCGAGACGATGTTCGAGTGGGAAATCTCCTCGCTCGTCGTCACTGACAGTGAGACGGACAAGCCCATCGGCATCGTTACGACGACGGACGTCATTGAGGCGCTCACCTGGGAGCGGGACAACGGACGCCACCCCGTGCAAGTATTCGGTATCGACTTGCTCGATAGTATTGACTACGACGGCGTCTCGGCATTGATCGAGAGCGTGACCTCGAAGTACGGCGAAATGCAGGTGATCAAGGCCAGCATCGAACTACAAGAGCACAAGGAACAGAGGCGGGGCGTGCCGCTCGTGCTGGCACGGATCCGGCTGGTCACCGATCGGGGCTACTTCACCGCCGATGGCGAGGGCTACGGCGCTACACACGCGATCCGCCTCGCCGCGAACGCCGTCGAACGACAACTCCTGAAGGGGAAGACCTACGACAGATCGATGAAGCAACCCGACGTCGAGGAACAGGAGAAGCTCTACGGCTGGTGGCTCGGTGGATGA
- a CDS encoding electron transfer flavoprotein subunit alpha/FixB family protein codes for MSDILTIAEHRQGELRDVSLELLTAGAELAEETGGDLHVAVISGDVDRYAEGLDREGVDAIHTVAYGEEFNHDVYTQAVTQLVDSLEASYVLGANSVNGLDYLPAVATRLDVPLVTDVVALETAGETLTATREMYGGKVETTVDVEGTPVVVSIRGAEWPIAEGEGSAAVEAFDAEIDEDAIGSSVNGFEEVAGGDVDISEADLLVSVGRGIDEEENLELIEELAAALGATMSSSRPIVDAGWLPANRQVGQSGKVVTPEVYIAIGISGAVQHVAGMKGSETIVAINTDPNAPIMDIADYAIHDDLFDVVPALIEQFS; via the coding sequence ATGAGCGATATCCTCACTATCGCCGAACACCGCCAGGGCGAACTCCGTGACGTCAGCCTCGAGTTGCTCACGGCGGGTGCGGAACTGGCCGAAGAGACCGGCGGCGATCTACACGTGGCGGTCATCAGCGGCGACGTAGACAGGTACGCCGAGGGACTCGACCGCGAGGGCGTAGACGCGATTCACACGGTCGCCTACGGCGAGGAGTTCAACCACGACGTCTATACGCAGGCGGTAACCCAGTTGGTCGACTCGCTCGAGGCGAGTTACGTGCTTGGGGCGAACAGCGTGAACGGCCTCGATTACCTGCCTGCGGTGGCGACCCGGCTGGACGTGCCGCTGGTGACCGACGTGGTCGCCCTCGAGACGGCTGGGGAGACGCTGACGGCGACGCGCGAGATGTACGGCGGGAAAGTCGAAACGACCGTCGATGTCGAGGGAACGCCGGTGGTCGTCTCCATCCGAGGCGCGGAGTGGCCCATCGCCGAAGGCGAGGGTTCAGCCGCCGTGGAGGCCTTCGACGCGGAGATCGACGAGGACGCCATCGGCTCGAGCGTGAACGGGTTCGAGGAAGTCGCGGGCGGCGACGTGGACATCAGCGAGGCGGACCTGCTGGTGTCGGTCGGCCGCGGTATCGACGAAGAGGAGAACCTCGAGTTGATCGAGGAGTTGGCAGCGGCACTGGGAGCGACGATGTCGTCGTCACGGCCGATCGTGGACGCTGGGTGGTTGCCGGCGAACCGGCAGGTCGGCCAGTCCGGCAAGGTCGTCACGCCCGAGGTGTACATTGCAATCGGTATCTCCGGCGCTGTGCAGCACGTTGCAGGGATGAAAGGGTCGGAAACGATCGTGGCGATCAACACGGACCCGAACGCGCCGATCATGGACATCGCCGACTACGCGATTCACGACGATCTGTTCGACGTGGTGCCGGCATTGATCGAACAGTTCTCGTAA
- a CDS encoding helix-turn-helix domain-containing protein has translation MSVITEIRIPSDDFELGQILSLERASAVELETLVPSGGATVPLFWVYEPVENGFLDSVERYPTVNSVTDVDVFDDRTLLRLDWDASQDHLFECILEHEGQILSATGSPEGWNFEIRFADREALSQCQTCCEDAHISLEITRIYNPTDPDAGPWYGLSEPQREALTLAIRMGYYDIPRGCTTAKLADELGISDQAVTERLRRAIGAFGRHALLTPESAANMD, from the coding sequence ATGAGTGTAATAACGGAGATTCGCATTCCATCCGACGACTTCGAACTCGGCCAAATTCTCAGTTTAGAGCGAGCGTCGGCGGTCGAACTCGAAACGCTCGTCCCGAGTGGGGGCGCTACCGTGCCACTTTTCTGGGTCTACGAACCGGTCGAAAACGGCTTTCTCGATTCCGTCGAGCGCTATCCAACGGTCAATAGCGTCACAGATGTGGACGTCTTCGACGACCGGACGCTGTTAAGACTCGACTGGGATGCGAGCCAGGATCACCTTTTTGAGTGCATTTTGGAACACGAAGGGCAAATACTGAGTGCAACTGGATCACCGGAAGGCTGGAATTTCGAGATTCGATTCGCAGACCGCGAAGCATTGAGTCAGTGCCAGACCTGTTGTGAGGATGCGCACATCTCTCTGGAGATAACCCGTATATATAATCCGACAGACCCCGATGCTGGCCCGTGGTACGGTTTGAGTGAGCCCCAACGAGAAGCGCTTACACTTGCCATCCGAATGGGATACTACGACATTCCACGAGGCTGTACGACTGCGAAGTTAGCTGACGAACTCGGAATTTCCGATCAGGCAGTGACGGAGCGACTGCGTCGGGCCATCGGTGCGTTCGGAAGACACGCGCTTCTCACGCCCGAGTCAGCGGCGAACATGGACTGA
- a CDS encoding LiaF transmembrane domain-containing protein, whose protein sequence is MVRNLSGRLTMGIVVILIGVILLLSTTGALELRSVWGLVALLFVFVGLWTLIRSEFRNLVGPVMVIAIAGTFFLRNVGILPDEVISVWWPLFIVLFGLLLVINRSRRQQRRRLEGDASGEIAAAAIFGGDSRRLVTDTFTGAELITIFGDTMVDLRDSDIRSRPAIIETVTLFGDTEIRVPDDWTVRVETLNVFGETIDRRPRSAGRGSDSPPDLIVTGVTLFGETEISD, encoded by the coding sequence ATGGTTCGAAACCTGTCCGGGCGACTCACGATGGGAATCGTCGTCATCCTCATCGGCGTCATATTGCTGCTTTCGACGACCGGGGCCCTGGAGTTGCGGTCGGTGTGGGGACTGGTGGCGCTGCTGTTCGTGTTCGTTGGTCTCTGGACCCTTATTCGTAGCGAGTTTCGTAATCTCGTCGGTCCAGTCATGGTTATCGCCATCGCAGGCACGTTCTTCCTTCGAAACGTAGGTATTCTTCCAGACGAGGTCATCAGCGTCTGGTGGCCGCTATTCATCGTTCTGTTTGGCCTGTTGCTCGTGATCAATCGGTCACGTAGACAACAGCGACGCAGACTCGAGGGCGATGCCAGCGGCGAAATCGCCGCCGCAGCTATTTTTGGTGGAGATAGCCGCCGACTGGTAACGGATACGTTCACCGGAGCCGAACTCATAACGATATTCGGCGATACCATGGTCGACCTTCGCGATAGCGATATCCGATCTCGTCCGGCAATCATCGAGACAGTGACGCTGTTCGGCGACACTGAAATCCGCGTTCCGGACGACTGGACGGTGCGGGTTGAGACGCTGAACGTCTTCGGCGAGACGATCGATCGACGCCCGCGGTCGGCTGGACGGGGGAGCGACTCACCCCCAGATCTGATCGTGACCGGGGTCACGCTGTTTGGCGAGACTGAAATCTCGGATTAA
- a CDS encoding helix-turn-helix domain-containing protein, with translation MSSGIRATVAVTTPESCPLVEFSRAVETSITQVSTSNVPADDVGSTTEFLAPSVRATDAQPASIRGPIFSYGDTAIYRFEHETDTTCPCTCLGSYGCPIHRYDVEDGILTVVFHAETFEQLQSIMADFREHFDGVDVQQLLRPPLEGTPEERVFVNRGKLTDRQEEVLETAFDMGYFERPKGANATEIAATLDIAPSTVTEHLITAQRKLLGDVLGRDS, from the coding sequence ATGTCGTCGGGTATACGTGCGACCGTAGCGGTGACGACACCGGAAAGCTGTCCACTCGTCGAGTTTTCTCGAGCGGTCGAAACGAGTATTACCCAGGTTTCGACCAGCAATGTACCCGCTGACGACGTCGGGAGTACGACCGAGTTTTTGGCCCCCTCCGTTCGGGCTACCGACGCACAACCCGCTTCGATTAGAGGACCGATATTTTCCTACGGAGACACCGCAATCTATCGTTTCGAACACGAAACCGACACAACGTGCCCCTGTACCTGTCTCGGTTCCTACGGCTGTCCGATTCACCGGTACGATGTCGAGGACGGTATCCTCACTGTCGTCTTCCACGCTGAAACCTTCGAACAGCTGCAGTCCATCATGGCCGACTTCCGCGAACACTTCGATGGTGTCGACGTCCAACAACTCCTGCGACCGCCACTCGAGGGAACGCCCGAAGAGCGGGTGTTCGTCAACCGCGGGAAACTCACAGATCGGCAGGAAGAGGTCCTCGAGACGGCGTTCGACATGGGCTATTTCGAACGCCCGAAAGGAGCGAACGCGACCGAAATCGCTGCAACGCTCGATATCGCGCCCTCGACAGTGACCGAACATCTGATCACTGCACAGCGGAAATTGCTCGGTGACGTTCTCGGACGCGATAGTTGA
- a CDS encoding pyridoxamine 5'-phosphate oxidase family protein — protein sequence MPLAEETEMTEAEIDGFLSRHETGVLALSGAQAPYAIPISYGYNSSAQTFYMRLVSTPESEKRAFLESTPDARLVVYEEAGEGQTYRSVVAEGTLEHIDPDELTVEHIEQYGAAKKPLFEIWGKSKDQLDIELYALEPTVLSGRRTEIERDDS from the coding sequence ATGCCACTAGCCGAGGAAACCGAAATGACGGAAGCCGAAATCGATGGCTTTCTCAGTCGGCACGAAACTGGCGTTCTAGCCCTTTCAGGCGCGCAAGCACCCTATGCGATACCCATCTCGTATGGCTATAATTCGAGTGCACAGACATTTTATATGCGGCTGGTATCGACGCCGGAAAGCGAGAAGCGAGCCTTCCTCGAATCCACGCCTGACGCCCGACTCGTCGTGTACGAGGAAGCCGGTGAAGGCCAAACCTACCGCAGTGTCGTTGCAGAAGGCACACTCGAGCACATCGATCCGGACGAACTCACCGTCGAACACATCGAACAGTACGGTGCCGCGAAAAAGCCTCTGTTCGAGATCTGGGGGAAATCCAAAGACCAACTCGACATCGAGCTCTACGCACTCGAGCCAACGGTGTTGAGCGGACGCCGAACCGAGATTGAACGCGACGACTCCTGA
- a CDS encoding HalOD1 output domain-containing protein produces MDTTVSGVGVEAVEYSREPGAVRTQFDQEKTPASIAVIATLADLMGTDPVELDPLHSAVDPDELDALVRVRNGTNGNPHNGDTHVTFTHEGHAITVHSYGVITITPAHELTAKKHERGAGR; encoded by the coding sequence ATGGACACAACGGTATCTGGGGTTGGGGTCGAAGCAGTCGAGTACTCTCGGGAACCTGGGGCTGTTCGTACCCAGTTCGATCAGGAGAAGACGCCTGCGAGCATAGCTGTTATCGCAACACTGGCGGATCTAATGGGGACTGATCCGGTTGAACTCGACCCGCTCCATTCCGCTGTTGACCCCGACGAATTAGATGCGCTCGTCCGCGTTCGCAACGGGACGAACGGAAATCCCCACAACGGGGATACCCACGTCACATTCACGCACGAGGGGCACGCGATAACCGTACACAGCTACGGTGTAATCACCATCACACCAGCACACGAACTTACAGCAAAGAAACACGAAAGGGGCGCAGGAAGATGA
- a CDS encoding DUF7344 domain-containing protein → MDESRELGTRDIQSIDAVSGSSRHERAISPNTVLSAVADEHRRAILDALDTASEKTLEYDVLVDRVADRVRDDDTKRESAEHRQRVRITLHHTHLPKLDEARIIDYEAETGRVQFIGGELERDLLTLVESYDVHK, encoded by the coding sequence ATGGATGAGAGTCGAGAGCTGGGGACACGTGATATCCAGTCAATTGATGCGGTTTCCGGTTCTTCAAGGCATGAGAGAGCGATCTCCCCCAATACGGTTCTGTCAGCAGTAGCGGACGAACATCGACGTGCCATCCTCGACGCGTTGGACACCGCCTCCGAGAAGACACTGGAATACGATGTGCTCGTAGATCGCGTTGCAGACCGGGTTCGGGACGATGACACGAAACGGGAGTCAGCCGAACACCGACAACGCGTCCGGATCACACTTCACCATACCCATCTTCCAAAACTGGACGAGGCTCGGATAATCGACTATGAGGCTGAAACGGGGCGCGTCCAGTTTATTGGCGGTGAACTGGAACGAGATCTCCTCACGTTGGTCGAGTCGTACGACGTCCACAAGTGA
- a CDS encoding winged helix-turn-helix domain-containing protein — protein MSQALTAGTSRFGHEELADGRQTIADSDGVDAILTALNDDDCRTILQTVSDSDERLSAAELSDRCDVPLSTMYRKLEMLTDAALLEERLRIKRSGKHTSEYGQRIADVRVSVDSGAGIELELAQ, from the coding sequence ATGAGTCAGGCACTGACGGCAGGGACGAGCCGATTTGGACACGAAGAGCTTGCTGACGGACGACAGACGATTGCTGACTCCGACGGCGTTGACGCCATCCTTACAGCCCTGAACGACGACGATTGTCGAACTATCTTACAGACGGTGAGTGACAGTGACGAACGGCTCTCGGCAGCAGAACTCTCCGACCGGTGTGACGTGCCGCTCTCGACGATGTACCGCAAACTCGAGATGCTGACGGATGCAGCACTGCTCGAGGAACGGCTTCGAATCAAACGCTCTGGTAAACACACGAGCGAATACGGTCAGCGGATCGCGGACGTTCGCGTCTCCGTCGATTCGGGTGCGGGAATCGAACTCGAACTCGCACAGTAA
- a CDS encoding lamin tail domain-containing protein, producing the protein MKRAILVICVALMIVLAGCSGGTDNVGDDALETDGNDEEATDEGDDTDDTDDSGGADENETGDTDVAIGDALSVAALQVEGVSADEEYIVIENTGDQDIDLSGYELRDHDGGQIDGGLSAFVFPSGFVLEAGATVTVWTGTGEDTDSDRYWGYGVNIWSGSGDVVTLTSPDGEVVFEYGYGEFEGDGETGEGDEESDDSDEVDETDGGDAEPIDVDGELEIHHLDVGQADSTLIITPEGETILIDTGDWRQDGSEVIASLEDLGIDRIDHLVATHAHADHVGGHAGVIEHFETQGEGIGAAYDSGVPATSNTYENYLDAVDEYDVDLFIVEEGEELPIDGDLTATVVNPPDGDSGSDLHYNSVSIVFEFGDFRYLTTGDAETAAEQRLVDAWANQIDADVYHAGHHGSATSSTEPFMDAVDPEIAIISSAYDSQYGHPADEVLERFAAHNIDTYWTAVHGDILVSTDGTTIEVATAESFSNDAQDILEEKPSEDDGETSSITTSPVIHTVQAPAFG; encoded by the coding sequence ATGAAACGGGCGATTCTCGTTATTTGTGTCGCACTGATGATCGTGCTCGCCGGCTGTTCCGGGGGGACCGATAACGTCGGTGACGACGCCCTCGAGACAGACGGCAACGATGAGGAGGCGACAGACGAAGGCGACGACACAGACGATACCGACGATAGTGGAGGTGCAGATGAGAACGAAACCGGAGACACCGACGTTGCAATCGGTGACGCGCTCTCAGTGGCTGCGTTACAGGTCGAAGGCGTCTCCGCAGATGAAGAGTATATCGTTATCGAGAATACCGGCGACCAGGACATCGACCTCTCAGGGTACGAACTGCGCGATCACGACGGCGGACAGATCGATGGTGGACTATCTGCATTCGTGTTTCCCTCCGGGTTCGTACTCGAGGCCGGAGCTACCGTGACCGTTTGGACCGGCACCGGCGAGGATACTGATAGTGACCGCTACTGGGGCTACGGCGTCAATATCTGGAGTGGGAGTGGTGACGTGGTGACACTCACGAGTCCAGACGGTGAAGTCGTGTTCGAGTATGGCTACGGTGAGTTCGAGGGGGACGGCGAGACAGGCGAAGGAGACGAGGAAAGCGACGATTCGGACGAAGTGGACGAGACTGACGGCGGCGACGCTGAGCCAATCGACGTCGACGGCGAACTCGAGATTCATCACCTCGATGTCGGGCAAGCAGATTCGACGTTGATCATCACGCCCGAAGGCGAGACCATCCTGATCGACACCGGAGATTGGCGACAAGACGGATCAGAAGTGATTGCGTCTCTCGAGGATCTGGGTATTGATCGAATCGACCATCTCGTCGCCACACACGCACACGCAGACCACGTCGGCGGCCACGCTGGCGTAATCGAGCACTTCGAAACGCAGGGCGAAGGCATCGGTGCAGCCTACGATTCAGGCGTTCCGGCTACCTCGAATACGTATGAGAACTACCTCGATGCCGTCGATGAATACGACGTTGACCTGTTCATCGTCGAGGAGGGCGAAGAACTCCCGATAGATGGCGACCTTACGGCGACAGTAGTAAATCCGCCAGACGGTGATTCGGGGAGTGATCTACACTATAACAGTGTCAGTATCGTCTTCGAATTCGGTGACTTCCGATATTTGACGACCGGTGATGCTGAAACAGCCGCCGAACAGCGACTGGTCGATGCGTGGGCCAACCAGATCGACGCCGACGTGTATCACGCTGGCCATCACGGTTCAGCTACCTCTTCGACCGAGCCGTTCATGGATGCCGTGGACCCGGAGATCGCGATTATCTCGAGTGCCTACGATTCCCAGTACGGCCATCCCGCCGATGAAGTCCTCGAGCGATTTGCAGCGCACAATATCGACACGTACTGGACAGCTGTGCATGGCGATATCCTCGTTTCGACTGACGGGACAACGATCGAGGTGGCGACCGCCGAATCGTTCTCGAACGATGCCCAGGACATACTCGAGGAGAAACCCAGCGAAGACGATGGTGAGACGAGTTCGATCACTACAAGCCCCGTGATTCATACGGTGCAAGCGCCTGCCTTTGGCTGA
- a CDS encoding FixH family protein: MNFETEACIGEYVIDGENTGIFAGDDTSITYTPDNPEISQSVTIPIDEITSVTFKRDTTLLGNRFLGWFFGGITIVLIVTVYMFYFAGTNPSGLEIEAVFLLFLIIGGIATTYNYLNGEECDVIVASVRTNDGESQVFAGRMKNTEFVGACCELIESDIETRNLNEKLGSELSD; encoded by the coding sequence ATGAATTTTGAAACTGAAGCGTGTATCGGTGAGTACGTCATCGATGGAGAAAATACTGGAATCTTCGCCGGAGATGACACCAGCATCACGTACACCCCGGATAACCCCGAGATCTCCCAGTCGGTAACCATTCCAATCGATGAGATTACCAGCGTCACTTTCAAGCGCGACACCACGCTTCTCGGCAACAGGTTTCTCGGATGGTTTTTCGGCGGGATCACTATCGTACTCATCGTGACCGTCTACATGTTCTATTTCGCTGGGACAAACCCCTCAGGACTCGAAATCGAAGCAGTCTTTTTGCTGTTCCTGATCATAGGAGGAATCGCCACAACGTATAATTACCTCAACGGTGAAGAATGCGACGTCATCGTCGCTTCTGTTAGAACCAATGACGGCGAATCCCAGGTCTTCGCCGGGAGGATGAAAAACACAGAATTCGTTGGAGCATGCTGTGAACTCATCGAATCAGATATCGAAACCCGGAACCTGAACGAGAAACTCGGAAGCGAGCTTAGTGACTGA
- a CDS encoding DUF7560 family zinc ribbon protein encodes MGSSEEYTFVCPDCAQSISVNVSMRDALVANGCVVCGSAVSEDDFECLCA; translated from the coding sequence ATGGGAAGCAGCGAGGAGTACACGTTCGTTTGCCCTGACTGCGCTCAGTCGATTTCGGTCAACGTTTCGATGCGCGACGCACTCGTTGCCAACGGCTGTGTCGTCTGTGGTAGCGCCGTCTCCGAAGACGATTTCGAGTGTCTGTGTGCGTGA
- a CDS encoding helix-turn-helix domain-containing protein codes for MATVMEFTSPTEEFPLGSVFEDLPGVTVELERLIPHETLIIPYFWVRGAETEDIEAAFEPHAGVTNIRVVDSVEDEYLMRAEWEQEYFGILSALAKANVVVLSGIGTKDEWRFEVRGESQETIAEFREYCQENDIPIAITAVHAMLPIQGEGYELTETQREALILAYERGYFNTPREVSLEEVADELGITQQSLSSRLRRGHRRLIGATLSSSV; via the coding sequence ATGGCGACTGTAATGGAGTTTACAAGTCCGACAGAGGAGTTTCCGCTGGGGAGTGTGTTCGAGGACTTGCCCGGAGTAACGGTCGAACTGGAGCGCCTTATCCCACACGAGACGCTCATTATCCCGTACTTCTGGGTGCGTGGTGCAGAAACGGAGGATATCGAAGCTGCGTTCGAACCACACGCCGGCGTGACCAATATCCGAGTGGTTGATAGCGTCGAAGACGAGTATCTCATGCGTGCCGAGTGGGAACAAGAGTACTTCGGCATTCTGAGTGCTTTGGCCAAAGCCAACGTCGTCGTGCTCTCTGGAATCGGTACGAAAGACGAGTGGCGATTCGAGGTGCGTGGCGAGAGCCAGGAGACAATCGCCGAGTTTCGAGAGTACTGCCAGGAAAACGACATCCCGATAGCGATCACCGCTGTCCACGCCATGCTTCCGATCCAGGGGGAGGGCTACGAGTTGACCGAGACCCAACGCGAGGCACTGATATTGGCCTACGAGCGAGGATATTTCAACACCCCACGCGAGGTGTCGCTTGAAGAGGTCGCTGACGAGCTCGGCATCACCCAGCAGTCACTCTCATCACGCCTTCGACGCGGACATCGACGCCTCATTGGAGCGACGCTCAGTAGTTCGGTGTGA
- a CDS encoding universal stress protein: protein MSTILLSVDNDESRAKSQAESLTRLDFDPESTHVRLFHVFTDNPSGASVTQVGSVRRAKEILENAGYAVSLEGQSGEPAEEILAAAEEHDVDAISIAGRKRSPTGKALFGSVTQEVFLNTDLPVLLTSASKTE, encoded by the coding sequence ATGTCTACAATACTGTTGTCAGTCGATAACGACGAATCGCGCGCGAAATCGCAGGCAGAGTCGCTGACACGACTGGATTTCGACCCCGAATCGACACACGTCCGGCTCTTTCACGTCTTTACCGACAATCCGTCTGGGGCGTCGGTAACACAGGTCGGTTCAGTCCGCCGTGCGAAAGAGATACTCGAGAACGCGGGGTATGCCGTTTCACTCGAGGGACAGAGCGGCGAGCCGGCAGAAGAAATTCTGGCAGCGGCGGAAGAACACGATGTCGATGCAATCTCCATCGCTGGTCGAAAACGGTCGCCCACCGGAAAAGCACTCTTTGGCAGCGTCACCCAGGAAGTGTTCCTGAACACTGATCTGCCAGTGTTGCTGACGAGCGCCTCAAAGACAGAATAG
- a CDS encoding DUF3006 domain-containing protein has translation MDGTYTGVVDRIVDGETAVILLEEDGETIEQLDLPVGRLPTDAQNDGSVVSVTLECGDVESMAYQPEETKERRESTRAKLDRLSKRLSDRDDEEEAS, from the coding sequence ATGGATGGGACCTATACCGGCGTGGTTGATCGAATCGTCGACGGCGAGACTGCGGTGATCTTGCTCGAAGAAGATGGCGAGACAATCGAACAACTCGATTTGCCCGTAGGACGGTTGCCTACGGACGCACAGAACGACGGCAGTGTGGTGTCAGTGACGCTCGAGTGCGGAGACGTGGAATCGATGGCGTACCAACCTGAGGAGACGAAGGAACGTCGTGAGTCTACTCGAGCGAAATTGGATCGATTATCGAAACGGTTGTCAGACAGAGACGACGAAGAAGAAGCCAGCTAG
- a CDS encoding universal stress protein, whose translation MDLLVAVDGSEESNRALAYATNIANATDGSITLVHAIEPDIYDTGGGEPISESDRRDRLIIDSFDAAEVDGQEILDKAIEFAAERGQTVSGELRYGQPARIITDYAEEGAFETLYVGHRGRSERAIEFLGSVARDVVEHATVPVTVVR comes from the coding sequence ATGGATCTGCTCGTCGCTGTTGATGGATCCGAGGAGAGCAATCGGGCGCTTGCGTACGCCACAAATATTGCTAACGCGACCGACGGATCAATCACACTAGTCCACGCGATTGAACCGGATATCTATGATACTGGCGGTGGAGAGCCGATATCCGAATCTGACCGTCGGGACAGGCTGATCATCGATAGCTTTGACGCCGCGGAGGTGGACGGTCAAGAGATCTTGGACAAGGCAATCGAGTTTGCAGCGGAGCGGGGACAAACCGTATCGGGCGAACTACGCTACGGACAACCAGCGAGGATTATAACGGATTACGCTGAGGAGGGAGCGTTCGAGACGCTCTACGTCGGTCACCGGGGTCGGTCGGAACGAGCCATCGAATTCTTGGGGAGCGTGGCACGAGATGTCGTCGAGCATGCTACCGTTCCAGTCACCGTTGTCAGGTAA
- a CDS encoding DUF7560 family zinc ribbon protein: MPEYELTCPDCGQQLSVDRAVLEATVAHGCPLCGSSVSQEYATPL; this comes from the coding sequence ATGCCTGAATACGAACTTACCTGTCCCGATTGCGGACAACAGTTGTCGGTGGACCGTGCGGTGTTAGAGGCAACGGTGGCACACGGGTGTCCTCTGTGTGGCTCGAGTGTGTCCCAGGAGTATGCGACGCCCCTCTGA